Part of the Solidesulfovibrio sp. genome is shown below.
GCCCGTATTTCCTTCCCGGCGGTGTTCATCATCGACCCCGTCTATACCCTGAGCCTGCTGGCGCTCATCGCGGCCAGCTTTCTGCGCCCGGCGGCCCGCAAGGCCTTTGCCGTGGCCGGGCTGGCCGTGATGCTCGGCTGGCCGGCCCTGGGCTACGGGGTGGAGGCCTTCGTCACGGCCCGGGCCGAACGGTTACTGGCCAAGGAAGGCCGGCGCGTGGACGCCGTCCACGTGCAGCCCGACGCCTTCGCGCCCCTGTGGTGGAAGGTCGTGGCCGAGGAGGGCAACGACTACGTGCTCACGGGGCTCACCCTGTCCGCCCCGGACAGGCTCTTGCCCGAGCGGCGCTTCGAAAAGGCCGGCCGGGCCGAACTGGAAGCCCTGGGCCGGGCGGCGCCGGTTTTTTCCCAGTATGTCTGGTTTACCGATTATCCCGTCAAATCGGCGGCCAATACCCCGGCGGGCACCACCTTGACCTTCCAGGACCTGCGGTTCATGGCCGTCAATCCGCTGGTGGCCAAGGTGCGCGGCGATATCGTGCCCTTTACCCTTACGGCCTATCTCGATCCGGCCGGCAAGCTCGTGCGGGCGCTTTTTTCCCAGGTGGGCAAGGCCGAGGTGATCCTGCCCTCGGTGCCTGCCGCCATCGCCTCGGTCACCGGGGGATGACCTTCGGCCGGCGTGTCGCCGGGCTTTGCCCGAGCCTTGCCCGGCCCGGGGAGGCGGGCGGTTCCTAGCTTTTCTTGTTGGTTGATCAAAAATTATTGTTGAACAATAATTCATTCCCGTTTATCAAGTTTCGTACCGGGCGTCACCGACACCCGGGACTCTTCCCCCCCGGGCGAAACGAAAGACGCATTGAACCATGGAGGTTGCAATGAACACGGGAAACAACCTGAACGGGATCAAGAAACTGGGCGGCGTGCTGGAGCGCGTCTGCCTGATCGCCGCCGTGGCGGTCGTGCCGCTGACCGCTCTGTATTGGGCCGCCTTCAACGCCTTGCCGCCGGACATGACCGCCTCGGCCGTGACCCAGGCCGTGTCGCCGGTGCTGCCGGCCTGGGTCAGGCTGCTGTGCTTCCTGGCGTCCATGGTCCCGGCCGTGGCCTTTCTGGTCACCTTGCTGCGGTTGCGCCACCTGTTCGTCCTCTACAGGGAAGGCCGCATCTTC
Proteins encoded:
- a CDS encoding metal-dependent hydrolase; translated protein: MDPVTHIAAGLLIGQAARDRFPAGRALVPLAALAAWLPDIDNVVGLFGAEAYMRYHRGYSHSLLGGALMAWLLAAVAHRFWRQAGTGKLFILFYLCVLSHLFLDCITSYGTGVFLPFSDARISFPAVFIIDPVYTLSLLALIAASFLRPAARKAFAVAGLAVMLGWPALGYGVEAFVTARAERLLAKEGRRVDAVHVQPDAFAPLWWKVVAEEGNDYVLTGLTLSAPDRLLPERRFEKAGRAELEALGRAAPVFSQYVWFTDYPVKSAANTPAGTTLTFQDLRFMAVNPLVAKVRGDIVPFTLTAYLDPAGKLVRALFSQVGKAEVILPSVPAAIASVTGG
- a CDS encoding DUF2975 domain-containing protein encodes the protein MNTGNNLNGIKKLGGVLERVCLIAAVAVVPLTALYWAAFNALPPDMTASAVTQAVSPVLPAWVRLLCFLASMVPAVAFLVTLLRLRHLFVLYREGRIFTLANVACFRRLAKALLLWAVATILYTPLSGLAVTAANPPGRHILALGLGTSELALFFVVAVAVVIARVMDEARRLDEEQALTV